In Candidatus Desulforudis audaxviator MP104C, a genomic segment contains:
- a CDS encoding S41 family peptidase, whose product MPRRQSMRWFFYGMGSLLVGAVIVLNFAVFTNFKQLGNLVQVVRLVHAEYLEAMDSERMIEGAIRGVVEALDDPYSVYLEPETYARFMEQVKGSFGGIGILVGYRDEGLTVVRPYEGTPAAEAGLRAGDVILAVDGKDTRDMDLETAVMLMRGEVGTQVRLTIRRDSSGEPLEFMVVRRQIQVPTVEGELKDGGIGYVVISQFTEKTGGELAYLLNSFESGLRGLILDLRDNPGGDLMAAVEVADLFLGTGPIVHIDYRTGEDETYYAEKHRLEVPLVVLINRTTASAAEIVAGAVKDTKSGILIGTQTYGKGVVQNVFPLRNGAGLKLTTARYLTPLGYDLNRKGIKPHIEVEDSADFESDPQLEKALEILKAGLK is encoded by the coding sequence TTGCCTCGCCGGCAGTCGATGCGTTGGTTCTTTTACGGGATGGGGTCACTCCTGGTCGGGGCGGTCATCGTCCTGAACTTCGCGGTGTTTACCAACTTCAAACAACTGGGCAACCTGGTCCAGGTGGTTCGCCTGGTGCACGCCGAGTACCTGGAGGCGATGGACAGCGAGCGGATGATTGAAGGCGCCATCCGCGGCGTGGTGGAGGCCCTGGACGACCCGTATTCGGTATACCTGGAGCCGGAAACCTACGCCCGGTTTATGGAACAGGTGAAGGGCTCCTTCGGCGGCATCGGGATCCTGGTCGGGTACCGTGACGAAGGGCTGACCGTGGTCCGCCCGTACGAGGGCACCCCCGCGGCCGAGGCCGGGCTTCGGGCCGGAGATGTGATCCTGGCCGTGGACGGCAAGGATACCCGGGATATGGACCTGGAAACCGCGGTGATGCTGATGCGCGGCGAGGTGGGCACTCAGGTGCGGCTTACGATTCGGCGGGACAGTAGCGGGGAACCGCTGGAGTTTATGGTGGTCCGGCGGCAGATCCAGGTTCCGACGGTGGAGGGGGAACTCAAGGACGGTGGGATCGGCTATGTGGTCATCAGTCAGTTCACCGAAAAGACGGGCGGTGAGTTGGCCTACCTGTTGAACAGCTTTGAGAGCGGCCTGCGCGGCCTGATCCTGGACCTGCGTGACAACCCGGGCGGTGACCTGATGGCGGCGGTCGAGGTGGCCGACCTCTTCCTGGGCACCGGCCCGATCGTGCACATCGACTACCGTACCGGCGAAGACGAGACTTACTACGCTGAAAAACACCGTCTGGAAGTGCCGCTGGTGGTGCTGATCAACCGGACCACGGCCAGCGCCGCCGAAATTGTGGCTGGCGCGGTCAAAGATACGAAATCCGGCATCCTGATCGGCACCCAGACTTACGGCAAAGGGGTGGTACAAAACGTATTCCCGCTCCGGAACGGGGCCGGCCTGAAACTGACCACGGCCCGCTACCTGACGCCTTTGGGTTACGACCTGAACCGGAAGGGGATCAAGCCCCATATCGAGGTGGAGGATTCGGCCGATTTCGAGTCCGATCCGCAGCTTGAGAAAGCCCTGGAAATCCTGAAAGCGGGGCTAAAATAA
- the ftsX gene encoding permease-like cell division protein FtsX, translating into MGLNSLWYCLRQTFVSLNRNCWLGVASTAMIAVTLVILGTFLLVAVNAGHFMRSIESTVEINVFLEDGADVRDLRQRLDGLQGVEQYTFVSKEQALRELKKSFGEKSDLLAGFEGENNPLPDSFRVKAQEAGLVPALAHQISFFPGVNKVRYGEEYVERLVEVVRWVNVIALGAVILLAAAAVFLIVTTIRLSLVAREDEVGIMKYLGASNWFVRSPFMMEGMFVGLAGALIAVTVLGWAYYCLLVELQGVDLIFFLRPVTDRETLGPLFLGLLGLGVLMGGVGSWISLRKFLRV; encoded by the coding sequence ATGGGGCTTAACTCCCTGTGGTACTGCCTTCGTCAGACTTTTGTATCCCTGAACCGGAATTGCTGGCTTGGGGTGGCGTCCACGGCGATGATCGCGGTCACCCTGGTGATCCTGGGTACATTTCTCCTGGTGGCGGTGAACGCCGGCCACTTCATGCGGAGCATCGAGTCCACCGTGGAAATCAACGTGTTTCTGGAGGATGGGGCCGATGTCCGGGATCTCCGGCAGCGGTTGGACGGTCTGCAGGGGGTGGAGCAATACACCTTTGTGTCCAAGGAGCAGGCGCTGCGGGAACTGAAGAAGTCGTTCGGCGAGAAAAGCGACCTGCTGGCCGGTTTCGAGGGCGAGAACAACCCCCTCCCCGATAGTTTCCGGGTGAAAGCCCAGGAGGCCGGGCTGGTGCCGGCACTGGCGCACCAGATCTCCTTTTTCCCGGGCGTGAATAAGGTCCGTTACGGTGAGGAGTATGTCGAACGATTGGTCGAAGTCGTGCGCTGGGTCAATGTGATCGCACTGGGTGCGGTAATTCTACTGGCCGCCGCCGCTGTGTTCCTGATTGTAACCACCATCCGCCTGTCGCTGGTGGCGCGGGAGGATGAGGTCGGCATCATGAAATACCTCGGGGCGAGCAACTGGTTCGTCCGCTCCCCGTTTATGATGGAGGGGATGTTCGTCGGCTTGGCCGGCGCGCTGATTGCGGTGACGGTGTTGGGGTGGGCTTATTACTGTCTGCTGGTCGAGCTGCAAGGGGTGGACCTGATCTTTTTCCTGCGGCCGGTCACCGACCGGGAGACGCTGGGACCCCTTTTCCTCGGGCTTCTGGGCCTGGGGGTCCTGATGGGGGGCGTTGGCAGCTGGATTTCCCTGCGGAAATTCCTGCGGGTTTAG
- the ftsE gene encoding cell division ATP-binding protein FtsE has product MIHLFNVSKVYPNGTVAVFDINLRINKGEFVFLVGPSGAGKSTLTRLIFREQLPTSGQIYFRERNVLRLRQRELLALRRQIGMVFQDFRLLPRKTVFENVAFALEVLGRSRRVIREQVPLALAQVGLTGKEDAFPAELSGGEQQRVGVARAIVKKPLLILADEPTGNLDPDTSWELMELFERVNRDGTTVVIATHAWDIVNRMRKRVVALENGRLVRDEEQGSYSHGA; this is encoded by the coding sequence TTGATCCATCTCTTTAACGTTTCCAAGGTCTATCCCAACGGTACCGTGGCCGTTTTCGATATCAACCTGAGAATCAACAAGGGCGAATTCGTGTTTCTGGTCGGCCCCAGCGGGGCTGGCAAATCGACGCTGACCAGGCTGATCTTCCGGGAACAACTCCCGACTTCCGGCCAGATTTACTTCCGGGAACGTAACGTTCTGCGCTTGCGGCAGCGGGAACTGCTGGCGCTGAGGCGTCAGATCGGGATGGTGTTCCAGGACTTCCGGCTGCTGCCCCGGAAAACGGTGTTTGAAAACGTGGCCTTTGCGCTGGAGGTGCTCGGCCGGTCGCGGCGAGTGATCCGGGAACAGGTACCGCTAGCGTTGGCTCAGGTGGGCCTGACGGGGAAAGAGGACGCTTTTCCCGCCGAACTGTCGGGCGGGGAACAGCAACGGGTGGGCGTGGCCCGCGCGATTGTCAAGAAACCGCTGCTGATCCTGGCGGACGAACCCACCGGCAACCTGGATCCGGACACCTCTTGGGAACTAATGGAGCTTTTCGAGCGCGTCAACCGTGACGGCACCACCGTGGTGATCGCCACCCACGCCTGGGACATTGTGAACCGGATGCGCAAACGGGTGGTGGCGCTCGAAAACGGTCGTCTGGTACGGGACGAAGAGCAGGGGAGTTACAGCCATGGGGCTTAA
- a CDS encoding murein hydrolase activator EnvC family protein translates to MRRSWITAGLIAVLLLVFAGSYTLAYGGLEQQLEQTRRQLESARQRTESVRGEVRHFTREIAVIDNSIKGRLLRIDQLTALLHEVTARLKEAESELADAEARLQEMNALFAARVRSAYENGNITYLEVLLGAQSFNEFVTRVEFLKEILARDVALIEQIEEERLAIERQKEAIEERRAQVQSLRSEQEAAYRSLLNEQREKESLLAVARGNLAQFEAEVDKLEREEQEILRQIALQRAGKDVLHTGKFAWPVPNYTRVSSDFGWRRHPILGVQRFHDGIDIPAPYGAAVVAGGTGRVLYVGTLRGYGNVIVLDHGGGVTTLYAHLSTMGVSEGQIVAQGETIARVGSTGLSTGPHLHFTVREHGEVVSPWNYLR, encoded by the coding sequence TTGCGCCGTTCCTGGATCACCGCCGGATTGATCGCGGTCCTGCTCCTCGTCTTCGCCGGTTCGTATACGCTGGCCTACGGCGGGTTGGAGCAGCAGTTGGAGCAGACGCGGCGGCAACTTGAATCGGCCCGGCAGCGGACCGAATCGGTCCGTGGCGAGGTGCGCCACTTCACCCGGGAGATCGCGGTCATCGACAATTCAATTAAGGGCCGGTTGTTGCGGATTGATCAGTTGACCGCCCTGCTGCACGAGGTGACGGCGCGCTTGAAGGAAGCCGAGAGCGAACTTGCCGACGCCGAGGCCCGGCTGCAGGAGATGAATGCGCTGTTTGCGGCCCGGGTCCGCAGCGCCTACGAAAACGGGAACATCACCTACCTGGAGGTGTTGTTGGGTGCCCAAAGTTTCAACGAATTCGTTACCCGGGTCGAGTTCTTAAAGGAGATCCTGGCCCGGGACGTGGCCCTAATCGAGCAGATTGAAGAGGAACGGCTGGCGATTGAACGCCAGAAAGAGGCCATCGAGGAGCGGCGGGCGCAGGTGCAGTCCCTGCGTTCCGAGCAGGAAGCGGCCTACCGGTCCCTTTTGAACGAGCAGCGGGAGAAAGAATCCCTGCTCGCCGTCGCCCGCGGCAACCTGGCGCAGTTCGAGGCCGAAGTAGACAAGCTGGAACGCGAAGAACAGGAGATCTTGCGCCAGATCGCCCTGCAGCGGGCGGGTAAGGATGTTCTGCATACCGGCAAGTTCGCCTGGCCGGTTCCAAACTATACCCGGGTGTCCTCGGACTTCGGCTGGCGCCGGCACCCGATCCTGGGAGTGCAGCGGTTCCACGACGGCATCGACATCCCGGCGCCCTACGGGGCGGCGGTGGTGGCGGGGGGCACCGGGCGGGTCCTTTACGTGGGTACCCTCCGGGGTTACGGCAACGTGATCGTGCTCGACCACGGCGGGGGCGTGACCACGCTCTACGCCCATCTGTCTACCATGGGGGTCAGCGAGGGCCAAATAGTGGCCCAAGGCGAAACTATCGCTCGGGTCGGCAGCACCGGCCTTTCCACCGGACCACACCTCCACTTTACCGTTCGGGAGCACGGAGAGGTTGTCAGTCCCTGGAATTATCTCCGGTAA